One window from the genome of Leptospira broomii serovar Hurstbridge str. 5399 encodes:
- the lsa14 gene encoding adhesin Lsa14, whose protein sequence is MNETFLIRNLHKIVLILFIGSHSFCSGINILTVTNAESSTHPVVGDSNFLQILSKGNWIFSRQSAISGIPQQGESLISSSACSRSFIGLVGWGDSSLEEVLRQSNIKKIAFVEYTQEAWLSGLLFHSFCTVVSGEGNASEKDSAILKENDPR, encoded by the coding sequence ATGAACGAGACCTTTTTAATTCGCAATTTGCACAAAATCGTTCTCATTCTGTTTATCGGATCGCATTCCTTTTGTTCCGGCATCAATATACTCACGGTTACGAACGCGGAATCTTCCACCCATCCTGTCGTAGGCGATTCCAATTTTCTCCAAATTTTATCAAAGGGAAATTGGATCTTCTCTAGACAATCGGCTATCAGCGGGATTCCACAGCAAGGAGAAAGCTTAATTTCTTCTTCTGCATGTAGTAGAAGTTTTATAGGCTTAGTCGGCTGGGGGGATTCCTCACTGGAGGAAGTTCTGCGACAGTCAAATATTAAGAAAATCGCATTCGTGGAATACACTCAGGAAGCATGGCTTTCCGGCCTTTTGTTTCATTCCTTTTGCACTGTTGTAAGCGGAGAAGGAAATGCGTCGGAAAAAGATTCCGCGATTCTTAAGGAGAACGATCCTCGCTGA
- a CDS encoding saccharopine dehydrogenase family protein, which yields MASKEWLLYGANGYTGELIARRAVSRGMKPVLAGRSPAKIEALAKELRLEYRVFGLEDLETIKKNIRSFSLVLHCAGPFISTSVPMAEACIAQKVHYLDITGEIPVYESLFSLNQSAQEAGILLLPGVGFDIVPTDCVAAALKKKLPSASELDLAFVGLSEVSPGTMKSALAQLPYGSKIRKNGELVGVPHLSSSKTISIKDKTYRVYGIPWGDVFTAYISTGIPNIQVFTDIPEGQVKAMKYLKPFLTILKFSPILKLMQFLVGKTVRGPGEETRINVKTRVWGEVRAQSGKSISLLLECKEGYEFTIESSILAVQKVLNWKGGKGGFRTPSLAFGSDFVLEVSGSKWEFIERKE from the coding sequence ATGGCTTCGAAAGAATGGTTATTATATGGGGCGAACGGATATACGGGCGAGCTAATTGCTCGCAGAGCGGTTTCTCGCGGAATGAAGCCTGTTCTTGCCGGTAGAAGTCCCGCAAAAATCGAAGCTCTTGCAAAGGAGCTTAGGTTGGAATATAGAGTCTTCGGTTTAGAAGACTTAGAGACGATAAAAAAGAACATTCGTTCATTTTCGCTTGTCCTTCATTGCGCGGGACCTTTCATTTCGACATCAGTTCCGATGGCTGAAGCATGCATCGCGCAAAAAGTTCATTACCTGGATATTACGGGTGAAATTCCGGTATACGAATCTTTGTTCTCGTTGAATCAATCTGCTCAGGAAGCGGGAATCTTGCTCCTTCCGGGAGTCGGTTTTGATATAGTGCCGACGGATTGTGTTGCTGCCGCCTTGAAAAAAAAATTACCATCCGCGTCCGAGTTGGACCTTGCTTTCGTCGGCTTAAGCGAAGTTTCTCCTGGAACGATGAAAAGCGCCCTCGCTCAACTTCCTTATGGTTCTAAAATTCGAAAAAATGGGGAGCTTGTCGGAGTTCCTCATCTAAGCTCGAGTAAGACGATATCAATTAAGGATAAAACATATCGAGTATACGGAATTCCTTGGGGAGATGTGTTTACTGCATATATTTCAACGGGCATTCCGAATATACAAGTGTTCACCGATATTCCCGAAGGACAGGTTAAGGCGATGAAATATTTAAAGCCTTTCCTAACCATATTAAAGTTTTCTCCTATACTGAAATTGATGCAGTTCCTTGTAGGAAAAACGGTCAGAGGGCCGGGGGAAGAAACTAGAATAAATGTGAAGACTCGCGTGTGGGGGGAGGTTCGAGCTCAATCCGGAAAATCGATTTCTTTACTACTGGAATGCAAAGAAGGTTACGAGTTCACGATTGAATCTTCTATTCTCGCCGTGCAAAAAGTATTGAATTGGAAGGGCGGAAAAGGAGGCTTTCGCACTCCTAGCTTAGCCTTCGGTTCCGACTTCGTATTAGAAGTATCCGGCTCTAAATGGGAATTCATTGAACGGAAAGAATAA
- a CDS encoding TIGR04282 family arsenosugar biosynthesis glycosyltransferase: MPNPILHIFLKNPIAGRVKTRLAGDIGEKAALEVYLALVEKTRECVRPLDIPKILWFDSFLPDSSESENWGNSSLITKVQEGGDLGEKMRSAFLYSSHNGYSSAILIGSDCAELQEFHLKEAFRILDEKDVVYGPAKDGGYYLVGLKKDFPELFQGIEWSTSTVLGVSLEKVRQAGKKVGLLPVLSDIDTLKDLQECESKGILTWKRTSS, from the coding sequence ATGCCAAATCCGATTTTACATATATTCTTAAAGAATCCGATTGCAGGACGAGTAAAAACGAGGCTCGCTGGGGACATTGGCGAAAAAGCCGCATTAGAAGTCTATCTTGCCTTAGTGGAAAAAACCAGAGAATGCGTGCGCCCTCTTGATATTCCCAAGATTCTATGGTTCGATTCATTTCTTCCCGATTCCAGTGAATCTGAGAATTGGGGGAACTCCTCTTTGATTACAAAAGTGCAAGAGGGCGGAGATTTAGGCGAAAAAATGAGAAGCGCATTTCTATACTCGTCTCATAACGGATATTCCTCGGCCATTTTAATCGGTAGCGACTGCGCGGAACTCCAAGAGTTTCATTTAAAGGAGGCTTTCCGAATTTTAGATGAGAAGGATGTCGTTTATGGTCCGGCGAAAGACGGGGGCTACTATTTGGTTGGATTGAAGAAAGACTTTCCTGAACTTTTTCAAGGAATCGAATGGAGTACAAGCACTGTATTAGGTGTAAGCTTAGAGAAAGTTCGACAAGCGGGGAAGAAAGTCGGTTTACTTCCCGTTTTAAGCGACATCGATACTCTAAAAGATCTGCAAGAATGCGAATCAAAAGGGATTTTAACATGGAAAAGGACTTCCTCTTAA
- a CDS encoding TIGR04283 family arsenosugar biosynthesis glycosyltransferase — MEKDFLLNSKISVIIPIHNEENFLPILLERLDSLNRKDENLEIIIVDGGSTDNSKHIISQYRVTLIDSPVQSRASQCNLGAKFAKGKILFFLHADCLPPIDYFHSIRSSVKKGNPAGCFCIRYDSQNWWLKLNAVYKDGDLNLLRFGDQGLFVTTEIFSKCDGFREDWNLMEDSEIVRRIRKVSSFNVLDSRIIVSSRKFAEIGILRLQFTYFICSLLFILGAGPNLIEKSYRFLAKKKKAVRS; from the coding sequence ATGGAAAAGGACTTCCTCTTAAATTCAAAGATTTCCGTTATTATCCCCATCCATAACGAAGAAAATTTTCTCCCCATACTATTGGAACGACTCGATTCCTTAAATCGAAAGGATGAAAATCTTGAAATTATCATAGTCGACGGCGGAAGTACGGACAATTCGAAACATATTATCTCCCAATATCGAGTAACGTTAATCGACTCACCCGTTCAAAGTCGCGCGTCTCAATGTAACCTGGGCGCGAAGTTCGCTAAAGGAAAAATTCTATTCTTCCTCCATGCGGATTGCCTTCCGCCGATAGATTATTTCCACTCTATCCGATCAAGCGTGAAGAAAGGCAATCCGGCAGGTTGCTTTTGCATTCGTTATGATTCGCAAAATTGGTGGTTAAAGCTGAACGCCGTTTACAAAGACGGAGACCTGAACCTATTAAGGTTCGGTGATCAGGGACTATTCGTAACGACGGAGATTTTCTCAAAATGCGACGGGTTCAGAGAAGATTGGAACTTAATGGAAGATTCTGAGATTGTTCGGAGAATTCGTAAAGTCAGTTCATTTAACGTTTTAGACTCTCGTATAATTGTTTCTTCTAGGAAATTTGCAGAAATTGGAATACTCAGATTGCAGTTCACTTATTTTATTTGCTCCCTCCTCTTTATACTTGGAGCCGGACCTAATTTAATCGAGAAATCGTATCGGTTTCTTGCAAAAAAAAAGAAAGCAGTCCGTTCGTAA
- the lsa14 gene encoding adhesin Lsa14 — MKINILLILLLCLFIKCTGWNLLSAGSPRIETHPIRGGSNPAQSISRGGFLFFETSTWTGDLSKSEPTDFGESCAYSIFSIYAYGDASVEASIRNGNIQDVGFVEFDQIAVLGGTVYQSFCTVVWGRRTESIRPARSDGEKK; from the coding sequence ATGAAGATTAATATCCTCTTGATTCTACTTCTCTGCCTTTTCATAAAATGTACCGGATGGAATCTTTTGAGCGCCGGATCTCCAAGAATCGAGACTCATCCGATTCGCGGTGGAAGCAATCCGGCTCAATCGATTTCGCGAGGAGGCTTTCTTTTTTTCGAAACAAGTACCTGGACGGGAGATCTTTCAAAATCGGAACCGACAGATTTCGGAGAATCCTGCGCCTATAGCATTTTTTCCATTTATGCTTACGGTGATGCTAGTGTGGAAGCTTCCATTCGGAACGGAAATATTCAGGATGTGGGTTTTGTAGAATTCGATCAGATCGCAGTTTTAGGGGGCACAGTGTATCAATCTTTTTGCACGGTTGTTTGGGGACGGAGAACCGAGTCGATCCGCCCCGCGCGTTCCGACGGAGAAAAAAAATGA
- a CDS encoding ABC transporter substrate-binding protein yields the protein MLFSEEVQPTSAPPAETTVSPEESSLSTVKKLVGFIRYKKNDKALALIHVGRFSESLIGASKFSDGERKEFENAIAEYIVNKAFPIAVKYFDKIDITYEKPILKDKRIRIGSSILYKGSDQVSFAWILSEIDGNWYITDFETEGKLATDINRTKNIEPSLKKNGVKGTIALVQKAAKN from the coding sequence ATGCTGTTTTCCGAAGAAGTGCAACCTACGTCTGCGCCTCCGGCAGAAACAACCGTCTCTCCGGAGGAATCGTCTCTTTCCACGGTTAAAAAGTTGGTCGGTTTTATTCGATATAAAAAAAATGATAAGGCTTTGGCTTTAATCCATGTAGGTCGATTTTCCGAATCATTAATCGGTGCGTCTAAATTTTCGGATGGGGAAAGAAAGGAATTCGAAAATGCAATCGCCGAATATATAGTAAATAAGGCTTTTCCGATTGCGGTAAAATATTTCGACAAAATAGATATCACATATGAAAAACCGATCCTAAAAGATAAGCGTATTAGAATCGGTTCCTCAATTTTGTATAAAGGTTCTGACCAAGTTTCCTTCGCATGGATCCTTTCCGAGATCGACGGAAATTGGTATATTACGGATTTTGAAACTGAAGGAAAGCTCGCGACCGACATCAATCGCACTAAAAATATAGAACCGTCCTTGAAAAAAAATGGAGTCAAAGGGACGATCGCCTTAGTTCAGAAAGCGGCTAAAAATTGA
- a CDS encoding sterol desaturase family protein: MEKINLITIAIPFFFLLIGLELFFSWYKKRGLYRLNDSINDLSAGVSSQIFGIIFKTIIFLAYLWVYQNWRIFDLPAWPSERVSWMPSHDLLGISVGTWSMSIVLFVWVACFVLYDLAYYWNHRLSHEVNFLWAGHVVHHQSEEYNLTVALRQASFHSLFSWVFYLPLALLGFPPIVTILNGELNLIYQFWIHTKAIDKLPSWFEAIFNTPSHHRVHHGINPKYIDKNHGGTLIVFDKWFGTFQKEEEVPVYGTVKPLRSFNPLWANVHYWWEMFELAWKSSRWIDKIKVFVAVPGWRPQELGGQYPIPEVSEKTFKKYDVSLPTGLTAYSLVWFAATVAGTFAMLVKISVIPVNVQYTIFILSFLSLISIGGILDLKRWALYMEPARLAILIATAILFGFSKANLAIIGGLVFLSVAWFLLYRQSFSSWKEIDPSKEIQSRTA, from the coding sequence ATGGAAAAAATAAACCTTATCACCATCGCAATTCCTTTCTTTTTCCTGCTAATTGGATTGGAACTATTCTTTTCCTGGTACAAGAAACGCGGACTATATCGCTTAAACGACTCGATTAATGATTTGAGCGCAGGAGTCTCGAGTCAAATATTCGGAATCATTTTCAAGACGATTATTTTTCTGGCTTACCTATGGGTATATCAAAATTGGAGAATTTTCGACCTTCCAGCCTGGCCTAGCGAAAGAGTTTCTTGGATGCCATCGCATGATCTTCTCGGTATCTCCGTCGGGACCTGGTCGATGTCCATCGTTCTCTTCGTTTGGGTTGCCTGCTTCGTTTTGTACGATCTTGCGTATTATTGGAATCATCGTCTCAGTCACGAAGTCAATTTTCTATGGGCAGGACACGTCGTTCACCATCAGAGCGAAGAGTATAACCTAACGGTTGCTTTACGACAAGCTAGCTTCCACTCTCTCTTTTCCTGGGTATTCTATTTACCTCTCGCATTATTAGGATTCCCTCCGATTGTCACGATTTTAAACGGAGAGCTGAACTTAATCTACCAATTTTGGATTCACACAAAAGCGATCGACAAGCTGCCTTCGTGGTTCGAAGCGATTTTCAATACGCCCTCTCATCATAGAGTGCATCACGGAATCAATCCTAAATACATCGATAAGAACCACGGAGGAACCCTAATCGTCTTCGACAAATGGTTCGGAACTTTCCAGAAGGAAGAAGAGGTTCCGGTGTATGGAACTGTAAAACCTCTACGAAGCTTCAATCCGCTTTGGGCGAACGTACATTATTGGTGGGAGATGTTCGAACTTGCCTGGAAATCCTCTAGATGGATCGACAAAATTAAAGTCTTCGTTGCGGTGCCCGGTTGGAGACCCCAGGAATTGGGCGGACAGTACCCGATTCCAGAAGTGAGCGAGAAAACTTTCAAAAAATATGATGTTTCATTGCCAACCGGACTAACCGCATACTCCTTGGTTTGGTTCGCAGCAACCGTCGCCGGAACCTTTGCGATGCTCGTAAAAATTTCCGTCATTCCGGTTAACGTTCAATATACGATTTTTATCCTAAGTTTTCTTTCTTTGATTTCAATCGGAGGAATCCTGGATTTGAAAAGATGGGCGCTTTATATGGAACCCGCAAGACTTGCGATTTTAATCGCGACAGCAATTCTATTCGGTTTTAGCAAGGCAAATCTTGCGATTATCGGCGGTTTGGTGTTCTTATCCGTCGCCTGGTTTCTACTTTATAGGCAATCATTTTCCAGCTGGAAGGAAATCGATCCTTCAAAAGAAATTCAAAGCCGTACGGCTTAG